The Euzebyales bacterium genome segment GAAGGCGGCGAAGGTGGCGCGGCCGGTGGCGGCGAGGGTGGCGGGACCAACGAGCCCGTTTGGGTCGCGGTCGACATCGCGTACGAATCCGCACCGGAGGCGTTGCCCACGGGCGATGTCGACGTGACGCTCGTGAACAACGGCCAGATCGAGCACAACGTCGTGATCGAGGAACGTGGCGACGAGCTGATCCTCGAGGCGCCGGGCGGCGAGACTGACGAGGCCACCGTGTCGTTCGAGGCCGGCGAGTACACCTACTACTGCAGCATCCCCGGGCACCGAAAGGCCGGCATGGAGGGCACCCTGACGGTCTCGGAGGGTGCCGAGCTCGGCGGTGGCGGCGGTGGCG includes the following:
- a CDS encoding plastocyanin/azurin family copper-binding protein, giving the protein LGVALAIGLIGLMGAGAVAAAAGMRPLEEHGGEAAEGGEGGAAGGGEGGGTNEPVWVAVDIAYESAPEALPTGDVDVTLVNNGQIEHNVVIEERGDELILEAPGGETDEATVSFEAGEYTYYCSIPGHRKAGMEGTLTVSEGAELGGGGGGGSSSEAPSDGGSEGGASKAASDGASEG